One Helianthus annuus cultivar XRQ/B chromosome 12, HanXRQr2.0-SUNRISE, whole genome shotgun sequence genomic region harbors:
- the LOC110893156 gene encoding ABC transporter F family member 4-like has product MADSDEINSHPLENHDDNDRVNITKGELRSLINTAASKAVEEQLKEYSETHSRASSVPRSKSVPKTNSEPHNKPPSKNEGPKKDDDRHSSNEHSVPSRKPVFDNEPHAVRLRSLKKSEESKRKREDDNSRGSEKKRKGNTDSKKFGSGRNSQQTKEKPKCTNCQRRHFGKCRLESNSNSGAPACGICKSKEHKSSKAEKVEVEREEEEEEVEVEQPSNEDQMTWENEFKEELDGLPVDEEVKEFDPEGDLAYLEVLLEGNPMTDIKEEEVVVEEEEHRSCPLVLVLSEAEKSTTPRERAKKGR; this is encoded by the exons ATGGCTGACTCTGACGAGATAAACAGTCATCCTTTGGAAAACCACGATGATAATGATAGAGTTAATATAACCAAAGGAGAGCTTCGTTCACTGATTAACACAGCTGCATCTAAAGCTGTAGAAGAACAACTTAAGGAGTATAGTGAGACGCATAGTCGAGCCTCATCTGTACCCCGCTCtaaatctgtccctaaaactAATTCAGAGCCTCATAACAAGCCGCCCTCTAAAAATGAAGGACCaaagaaggatgacgatcgtcATTCATCAAATGAACACAGTGTCCCATCCAGGAAGCCAGTGTTCGATAATGAAccac ATGCGGTCAGGTTGAGATCGCTAAAGAAATCTGAAGaaagtaagaggaagcgtgaggatgataactcacgaGGGTCAGAGAAGAAGCGCAAAGGAAACACTGATTCTAAGAAGTTTGGGTCTGGAAGGAACAGTCAGCAGACAAAGGAAAAACCAAAGTGCACGAATTGCCAGAgacgccactttggaaaatgcagacTTGAATCCAATTCTAATTCAGGAGCACCtgcatgtgggatatgcaagtctaAAGAGCACAAGTCG AGTAAGGCAGAAAAAGTAGAGGTagaaagagaagaagaagaagaggaggtaGAAGTTGAGCAACCATCTAATGAAGATCAGATGACTTGGGAGAATGAATTTAAGGAAGAACTAGATGGGTTGCCGGTAGATGAAGAGGTAAAGGAGTTTGATCCGGAGGGAGACCTTGCTTACTTAGAAGTTTTACTTGAAGGAAACCCAATGACGGACATTAAAGAAGAAGAAGTGGTGGTGGAAGAGGAAGAGCACCGCAGCTGCCCCCTGGTGTTAGTACTAAGTGAAGCTGAAAAATCAACAACACCACGGGAGAGGGCAAAAAAAGGAAGATAA